TAGCCTTTCTTGTTGGGTATAATTTTAAAATTATAATATCAGATCGTATAGCCCTATTAGAATCTGTTTAGCATTCTAGAATTGAATAATTAAAGGTACCAACTAGAAGCAAGTAGTATTTTGTAGAGCTATTCCGTTTTGGCGGTGAAGCCCCCCCCCAAAGGCGAAGGTTGCCTCTATTTCTATACTAGGCTAAACAGCTTCTTTTCTTTTATATTTTCCTAAAAATAATTTGTAATCAGAGTTAGCAAAGCGCTCTACCCATAACAACCGTAAAACCGCAGCCTGGAGGCTTGTAAAGGCTCCAACAACTACTACTATACTACATATATTAATACTTTTTACCGCCCATTTTGCGGTTCTTATCCAGATCAAAAACGCGCGAAATATTAAAGCCAAAGTAGATATCGCCTTGTCCCCACTCGCCGGTATTGTTGGTAATCAGGTTTTTCTCAATCATGCCAATGGAGTTGCTAAACAGTAATTGAAAAACGTGGCCGCCGGTTTCAATATCAAAACTCAGCGAAAGCGCGTTGGTATAGTTATCGGCGGTGTGGCCGGGCAATAGGTAAAAGTACTCGGCGTTAAAAGAAGTACGTTTGGTTAATTTATGCCGGCCCGAAATACCCAGGGCGTATACATCGTTTTCGTCCTGGCGGGTAGGCACCAGGTTGCGGTGTATCCAGGTGGGGGTTAACTGCAACGATAAGTTCTGGTTAAACTTACGGGCAATTAACAACTGGGCCGTATAAGTAAGCCGCGATTTAAACATAATATCTTGTTCCGGATTAGAGGGGCGTAAAGAGTTTAGCGCGGTGCTGCCAAAAAGAACGGCCGTAACCGGGCGACTCCAGCCGCCGTCCTGCTGCCGGAGAAAACGGTATTTTATAAATCCATCGAAGGTTTTTTCGTAAGAACTGCGGCCTACTCCCACGTTTAAATTATCCGTTAGGCCGTATTCTAAAGCTAGCCGGATTACCGAATTATCGAGCCCAAAAAATTCATAAGCGCCGCTGTTAAGGGTACCAAACCGGTGCGAAATTAAAAAAACCAGTTCCTTTTGGGCATTGGTTTGCACCGAATGGCCGGTAATAACCCGGGTTCCTTTAAAAGTAGCAGTGGTAAAATTTTGCGGGCGGTTAGTGCTGTCGGCCGCTTCGGCCAGTTTCATTAAATCATCGTCCTGGGCCAAAGCCGGCCGCGCACCTACCAATACATTACAAAAAACAAAAACAAGAAACAGGTAATTTATCTGACGCATAGAACAGCTCGTTTGGGGTTATTGTTTGGCTACATAAGGATCGTACTGCAAATCCACGTTTATTTGAATTATTTTGGCCACGTGCGCCCGAACCAGTAGCGGAATTTCAATATTATACTCTTGGGGCGTAATGGTAAAGGTAGATTTGGCGCCAATGCGGTTGCCTTTTACATCTAAAGTACCATCTGCGGTAACGGGTCGGGATACGCCGTGGATGGTGAGCGTACCGCTTACTTTTACTGGGTACACGCCATCTTTTTTAAAATCTACACTTTGAATATTAGCGATATTGCCTTTAAAAGTGCCTTTCGGAAACTTATCAGACTCCACGTAATTTTCGTTGAAATGCTCCTGCATTAACGCTTTCCGGAATTCAAAACTTTTCATAGGAACCGAGAAAACCAGTTCTCCGGTATCAAAAGAAATAAAAGAGGAAACGGCCTTATTATGAGCTTCGATGTTTTCGATGGGTGTTTCGGAAAAAAACCAGATGTGCCCGGTCCGGGTGAAGTAACGGCTTTGAGCCGCTCCTTCACCACTGCCCAGCACTAGCAGCCCGAGTAGTAACAGGAAAACTTTCATGGGTAACTAGTTTGAGAAATGTGAAAAATAATTTTTAAGTATTCGGTTATTACCAGGATTGATCGGATTGTTGTTTTCGATCGAAATTGTAGCCCCAGGCAGCACCCCAGCTTCGGCGTAGTTTTTTGTAAAATTTTAAAAATTCACGAATCCTTAAGCTATGCTGGTTGCACGTAACCTTTAAGCTTTGACTATTACAAACAAGTACCAGCTTAATTATTAGGCGCTCCGTTATCTATCCATTTTTTAACTTTGGCAATGTCGCAGTCAGATAATTTAGTGCCGCCCAGTGGCATGGGAGCATACCCCGACGCATGCGATATGGCACCTAATAAACGCCCATCATCGGCCCGTTTTTTTACTTCGGCGTAAGAATCTAATACTACGCCCCCGGAGCCAGCCGATGCTGCATGGCAATTTTTACACCCATTGTTTTGCAGGATAGCATTCACAGTTCCGGAAAAAGTAACCGCCGACGTATCACAAGCATTTGGCTGTGGGTTTAAATCTTCTTCGTTATCGCTGGCGCAACCAGCTAGTAAACCCAGATTTAATAAGCAAAGCAAGGCCAGTCGCCATGTTAAATGGTTCATTGTAGTTTAATTTAAAGTTAATGGTTAGATCAGAGCTGTAGCAGCCCGTTATTTAATGTATATATAGACCTTCTCTTTTTTATGCCGACTTATAAAATAGAAAAGTTGTTGATATTATTTTTAATTAGCGAAACCGGTAACCCAGCGAGAAAAAAGCCCCCAGGCTGGTTAAGTTTACTTTACCCGCGCCCACTCCGGATAGTGGGATTTTTACGAAAGGCTCCGCTCCTACCGAAATGCCCGGTCTAATTTGTTTACTGTACCCCAGCGATAAATTAAGCACCTGAAAAAAATGCCGATTCTGGTTCGATACAATCCAGTGTTTGCTATAGGGCTTACCGTAATTCCAGTAATCGTAACGGTAGTCTTCGTGCAGCATAATGTAGCTGGATAAACCCGTTTGCACATAAATAGATTGCCGCGGCAAAGCAACTACCGCGTAACGTACATTAATTGGAATATCCAACACCTTACAAACAGCATTTATACTAGTTGGCAAATGCGCACCGGGCGGCCAATAATTGGCTCCCGGATGGTAATCCTCGGGTTTAGCGCCGTAAACCTTGCGGGCGCGTACCGCCCCAGTAGATATTGCCCAGCGCTTACTGAAGTGGTAACTCAACAAAACGCCCACGTTGGTACTGGCTTTTTCGGGCTTTACAAAACCCACGGTGCTAAAATCAGGTCCGAATACCAGGCTTACGCTTACTTTACTCATAAAAGTTGTTGGTACATTTTTAAGAGCCGAATCAACTTCTGCGGTCGGATTAGCCTGAGTTGAATCTACTAGCGTTACTTTATCAGCCGGCATTAAAGCGGCAGGCAGTTCCGTTTGAATTGCCGTTGAATCTATTGTATTCTTATTTGCTCCTGGCAAAATTGCTGGGTTTTCGGTTTGTGCGGGATTGTTTGTTTGTTCGCCTATTTTATTATTAAGCGCGGTACTGGGTGTATTGGCTCCAGCAACAGCACTATTTTTTAAAAAATCCTTTGTGCCGGCCGGATCTGTATTTGTAATTACCGGAACGGTTAGCTGGTTTTGTTTAGTTTGGTTGTTAGTAAACCCATTATTACCCGCCCGGCTATTGCTACCGGCTTTTGGTAAAGTTTTTACAGCTAAATTATGGGGCCGTTGGAGCAAACGCGTTGGTTGATTTGTTTGCTCCGCTGCCTCCGGCAAATTAGTAGTTGGTGTTTTATCAGCCAGTTTTTTGGCAGACAACGGCTCCTTATATCCTGGCACCAAAGTTTCGGGAGTAGTTGGCTCCGGCGTTTTGGTAACAACCGGCGCATTGTTCCGGGTAGCATTCATCGGCATACTAGTTGAGGCTGGTTCGCGGGTAGTAAAATAATACACCGTTACGCCACTCACCAATAACAGCAAGGCCAGCAACATTCTTTTGGTCCAGGTACCCAAAACTGCAGGGCGCTGGTTGGCAGCATCCAGCTTTTGCTCCATTTCCCGCCAGGCCTCCGGGTCAAATTCCGGCTCGAATGAATCTGCAGCCTGCCGGAACATATGGTCCAGTTCTTCTTCCTCAGGCATATTTCTTGAATTCATCCGGTTGACTTTTTTTTAGCATGGCTTGCAAATTAACGCGCGCCTTCGACAAGTTTGACTTAGAAGTACCCACCGATATGCCCAGTAATTCCGATATTTCTTCGTGGGTATATCCATCAATGGCGTACAGGTTAAACACAGCCCGGTAACCCGGCGACAACCGTTGCACCAACTGCATCAAATCGGCGTGGCTTAGCTGATTCGTAATGTTTTCGGTGGTAGTTTCCTGGTCGGCTTCTTCTAAATCACGGTGGTGGTAATGTTTGTAGTTGTGGCGGTAATTATCCAGAGCCGTATTAATCATTACGCGCCGCAACCATCCTTTAAAAGATTTTTCTGTATCGTATTTTTCAATTTTAGTGAATACTTTCATAAACCCATCATTGAGCACTTCGCGGGCTTCTTCATTACTCTTAGAATAACGCACGCAAATACTCATCGCATACCCATAGAAGTACCGATACAACTTGCGCTGTGCTTCCCGGTCCTGCTGTAAGCAGCCCTTTATCAGGAGTCGAATTTCTTCAAAACTATTTTCAGCCACGTACTTCTGTTTTGCGCCCCCAGCACGAAAGGTTTTACAGGATGGTTGCCTCGCTTTACTAAAATTTTAAAATTTCTTTTAAGATAATGATTTCAAGAGAAATTAGTAGGCATTAAAACGAATAAGGATAAGATGCTCAAAACTAATTTTATCCTTTTTTCAATTTTCCCGTTTTCTGATGAATGTAACATAAGCTAAAGCACAACCTAAAAACAGGCGGCATACTTGATGTTCACTTTAATTCCGGATGCCAGTAATAGCCAGAACAGGTAATAAGTTTGCAAGAAAATTTTTCCACAAACCGGTCAATTCTACTGGCTTTTCGGGACTAAAAAGTCCAGTAACACTCCATAAAATACCATTAACAATGTGGATAACTCGTGGATAAACCCGACTAATCCACATTTTAACAACCGTTCCCTTTTTCCTGGCACTTAAGTTGAGGCTATTTTTTTTAAGAAATAAGGCAATCTGTAAAACTCCTGCAGAAATTACCCAAACCATTTTGCCGAAATTTTCTTATTTCAGGTGCGGTTCTGTTTTAATAATTTAAAAAATGCAGCTTTATAGGAACCCGTTTTTTAAAATTTTTAAATTTACCAGATCACAGAACTAAACTTAACTCTTTGATTTACTATATTTTAAAAAGCTACCTTGCCGAAGCAAGTTATTCGGTCAAACAATCTGCGGGTTCTGTTCGTTTTACATAAACAATTATTCGTTCAACCCTTATCCACAACTATGATCTACCAGGAATCTCAGGGAAAGCAATTCTTAACCAGTGTTCATCATTATTTCGACGAAGCGGCCCGGCATTCTACCTTACCACCCGGCATTCTGGAACAAATTAAAATATGCAACAGTGTTTACAAAGTTAACTTTCCGGTAGAAGTAGACGGCAAAGTAGAAGTAATTGAGGGAATCCGGGCGCAGCATAGTCACCACAAACTGCCCACCAAAGGCGGTATCCGGTACAGCATGCACGTTGACGAAGACGAAGTAATTGCCCTGGCTACTTTAATGACTTTTAAATGCGCCCTGGTAGATGTGCCGTTTGGTGGCGCCAAAGGCGGCGTTAAAATAAACCCGCGTACCACGCCAGTAGAAGTACTCGAAAAAGTAACCCGCCGGTTTGCGAGCGAACTTATCAAGAAAAACTTAATAGGCCCCGGCATGGACGTACCCGCACCGGATTACGGTACCGGCAGCCGCGAAATGGCCTGGATTGCCGATACCTATCATACTTTTAAATACGGCGAAACCAACGCACTAGGCTGCGTTACGGGTAAACCGGTGGGGCAAGGCGGTATCAGGGGCCGGACCGAAGCAACCGGTTTAGGTATTTACTTTGGCTTACGCGAAGCTTTACAAGACACCGAAATTCTGGAACAGTTAAAAGTTTCGCCGGGCTTATCCGGTAAACGTTTGATTTTGCAAGGCTTGGGTAATGTAGGTTACCATGCGGCCACGTTTTGCCAGCAAGATGGCGTTATAATTACGGGTATTGCCGAGCGCGAGGGCGGTATTTACAACCCCAATGGCTTAGACGTAGAAGCTGTTTTTAATCACCGCAAAGAATCGGGCTCTATTTTAAATTATCCCGGCGCTACCAACGTAGAACAGTCGTTGGATTTACTCGAATACGACTGCGATATTTTGCTGCCGGCCGCCCTCGAAAACCAGATCGACGAAAACAATGCCGAACGCATTAAAGCCCGCATTATTGCCGAAGGTGCCAACGGGCCAGTAACGCAACCCGCCGAACAAATTTTATTAAAACGTAATATTTACATTCTGCCGGATTTGTATTTAAACGCTGGCGGGGTAACCGTTTCTTACTTT
The sequence above is a segment of the Adhaeribacter swui genome. Coding sequences within it:
- a CDS encoding DUF5777 family beta-barrel protein codes for the protein MRQINYLFLVFVFCNVLVGARPALAQDDDLMKLAEAADSTNRPQNFTTATFKGTRVITGHSVQTNAQKELVFLISHRFGTLNSGAYEFFGLDNSVIRLALEYGLTDNLNVGVGRSSYEKTFDGFIKYRFLRQQDGGWSRPVTAVLFGSTALNSLRPSNPEQDIMFKSRLTYTAQLLIARKFNQNLSLQLTPTWIHRNLVPTRQDENDVYALGISGRHKLTKRTSFNAEYFYLLPGHTADNYTNALSLSFDIETGGHVFQLLFSNSIGMIEKNLITNNTGEWGQGDIYFGFNISRVFDLDKNRKMGGKKY
- a CDS encoding YceI family protein; the protein is MKVFLLLLGLLVLGSGEGAAQSRYFTRTGHIWFFSETPIENIEAHNKAVSSFISFDTGELVFSVPMKSFEFRKALMQEHFNENYVESDKFPKGTFKGNIANIQSVDFKKDGVYPVKVSGTLTIHGVSRPVTADGTLDVKGNRIGAKSTFTITPQEYNIEIPLLVRAHVAKIIQINVDLQYDPYVAKQ
- a CDS encoding RNA polymerase sigma factor is translated as MAENSFEEIRLLIKGCLQQDREAQRKLYRYFYGYAMSICVRYSKSNEEAREVLNDGFMKVFTKIEKYDTEKSFKGWLRRVMINTALDNYRHNYKHYHHRDLEEADQETTTENITNQLSHADLMQLVQRLSPGYRAVFNLYAIDGYTHEEISELLGISVGTSKSNLSKARVNLQAMLKKSQPDEFKKYA
- a CDS encoding Glu/Leu/Phe/Val family dehydrogenase is translated as MIYQESQGKQFLTSVHHYFDEAARHSTLPPGILEQIKICNSVYKVNFPVEVDGKVEVIEGIRAQHSHHKLPTKGGIRYSMHVDEDEVIALATLMTFKCALVDVPFGGAKGGVKINPRTTPVEVLEKVTRRFASELIKKNLIGPGMDVPAPDYGTGSREMAWIADTYHTFKYGETNALGCVTGKPVGQGGIRGRTEATGLGIYFGLREALQDTEILEQLKVSPGLSGKRLILQGLGNVGYHAATFCQQDGVIITGIAEREGGIYNPNGLDVEAVFNHRKESGSILNYPGATNVEQSLDLLEYDCDILLPAALENQIDENNAERIKARIIAEGANGPVTQPAEQILLKRNIYILPDLYLNAGGVTVSYFEWLKNLSNVRFGRMGKRAEEASLRRIIDTIETSTGKSISTKERQLIIRGADEITLVRSGLEDTMISAYHEMREVMRQHPTVSDLRTAAFYSATEKIAVSYLSLGIFP